One Agelaius phoeniceus isolate bAgePho1 chromosome 7, bAgePho1.hap1, whole genome shotgun sequence DNA segment encodes these proteins:
- the ATP5MC3 gene encoding ATP synthase F(0) complex subunit C3, mitochondrial: MAPAQSDLGRAPPLPLPGPAAPAHSRPNPPARRPERGTAARRRILSPGTPPAKMFACAKLATSPSLIRAGSRVLYRPISASVLSRPEVKNGEGKSTVIGAQNTVSQLALREFQTSAISRDIDTAAKFIGAGAATVGVAGSGAGIGTVFGSLIIGYARNPSLKQQLFSYAILGFALSEAMGLFCLMVAFLILFAM, translated from the exons ATGGCGCCTGCACAAAGTGACCTTGGCCGCGCTCCGCCTCTtccgctgcccggccccgccgcgcctgCGCACAGCCGGCCCAACCCTCCCGCCCGTCGGCCCGAGCGCGGCACCGCAGCG AGACGCCGGATCCTGAGCCCCGGGACGCCGCCAGCTAAGATGTTCGCCTGCGCCAAGCTCGCCACCTCGCCCTCCCTG ATCCGTGCTGGATCAAGAGTCTTGTACAGACCAATTTCGGCATCTGTGTTGTCTAGGCCAGAGGTCAAGAATGGAGAG gGCAAGTCAACAGTTATCGGGGCCCAAAATACTGTCTCCCAGCTAGCACTTAGGGAATTCCAGACTAGTGCTATCAGCAGGGACATTGACACTGCTGCCAAATTCATTGGTGCTGGTGCAGCCACAGTAGGTGTGGCTGGTTCTGGTGCTGGAATTGGAACAGTCTTCGGTAGTCTAATCATTGGTTATGCCAG aaatccttctctgaagcagcagctgttcTCATATGCTATCCTGGGATTCGCCCTGTCTGAAGCTATGGGTCTCTTCTGTCTGATGGTTGCTTTCTTGATCCTATTTGCCATGTGA